Proteins encoded within one genomic window of Gadus macrocephalus chromosome 16, ASM3116895v1:
- the ftr86 gene encoding finTRIM family, member 86 isoform X1 has translation MCLNLSRRSYSESTDFTMASAWAEEETFVCSVCLETMKDPATLPCGHSYCLRCIQGHWDREKNKNCCSCPQCRQVFNPRPSLSRSTLLVEAMEKLRVSFKQRNPLPPPLPSIHNYLETVRPGTGAPGVAPGRQGGLYPQLPFPLAPTICPRHQRPLDLYCREDGEYVCEECAQCGHVGHCVLAPEAERRAKQKELVQMQAAVQIGLQDTKEDLKEMSLAALQHKASVQALQKESAHLILELRKGLELMGTQVDELLVSHEASLGSRAEGHIHRLEQQAAQLYWRSQEIDKLVDMQDNVGFLKNFHQIEPLVEAERKECALAQQREALDGIHAALSELQNSVQDLSKESLAKIFRLVNDTTPAQLADGEMDTEGEATDDMSEAAQVNTATAPAITPLPHLPQESLMATAENTDLKPKTREDMLKYRCEPTMDPNTAFRHILLSEGGRKATLRPENQNPAVNPERFQFWRQVFCREPLSGSPFYWEVEWTGLKITIGVAYKEMERKTSDDQSRLGHNASSWSLYWSGTDFSFWCGGRETRLGSRKARRVGVYLDQSSGVLAFYRIADSHAHLIHLHQTQFNGPLYPGFRFGSGSGASVQLCQLE, from the exons ATGTGCCTTAACCTTAGCAG GAGGTCTTACTCTGAAAGCACTGACTTCACCATGGCCTCTGCCTGGGCTGAAGAGGAAACCTTTGTCTGCTCAGTCTGCCTGGAGACCATGAAGGACCCTGCCACCCTACCATGTGGCCACTCGTACTGCCTGCGTTGCATTCAAGGTCACTGGGACCGGGAGAAGAACAAAAACTGCTGCAGCTGCCCTCAGTGCAGACAGGTCTTCAACCCGCGCCCCTCGCTGTCCCGCAGCACCTTGCTGGTGGAGGCTATGGAGAAGCTCCGAGTCAGCTTCAAGCAGAGAAACCCCCTTCCTCCACCACTGCCGTCAATCCACAACTACCTGGAGACTGTCCGACCAGGTACAGGAGCTCCAGGGGTGGCCccggggagacagggggggctTTATCCTCAGCTTCCCTTTCCGTTGGCTCCCACAATCTGTCCTCGGCACCAACGGCCTCTGGACCTGTACTGTCGAGAGGACGGGGAGTACGTCTGTGAGGAGTGTGCTCAGTGTGGACATGTGGGTCATTGTGTACTCGCACcggaggcagagaggagagcgaAGCAG aAGGAGCTAGTTCAGATGCAGGCTGCTGTTCAAATTGGATTACAGGATACTAAGGAAGACTTGAAGGAGATGTCACTGGCTGCACTGCAACACAAA GCCTCTGTCCAGGCTCTGCAGAAAGAGAGCGCGCATCTAATTTTGGAGCTGAGAAAGGGCTTGGAGCTGATGGGGACCCAGGTGGATGAGCTCCTGGTTTCCCACGAGGCCTCCCTGGGCAGCCGGGCTGAGGGCCACATCCACAGGCTGGAGCAGCAAGCGGCACAGCTTTACTGGAGAAGTCAGGAGATCGACAAACTGGTGGACATGCAGGACAACGTTGGCTTTTTAAAG AACTTCCATCAAATTGAGCCCTTGGTGGAAGCCGAGAGGAAAGAGTGTGCCCTGGCCCAGCAACGTGAGGCCCTAGATGGAATCCACGCTGCCTTGTCAGAACTTCAGAACTCTGTACAGGACCTTTCCAAGGAAAGCCTGGCTAAGATCTTTAGACTGG TGAATGATACCACTCCTGCACAATTGGCTGATGGGGAAATGGACACGGAAGGCGAAGCCACTGATGACATGAGCGAAGCTGCCCAAGTAAACACGG CAACAGCTCCGGCCATTACACCCCTGCCCCATCTGCCTCAAG AATCTCTTATGGCGACAGCAGAAAACACAGACCTAAAGCCCAAGACCAGAGAAGATATGCTGAAAT ACCGCTGCGAGCCGACCatggaccccaacacggcctTTCGCCACATCCTGCTGTCGGAGGGCGGGCGCAAGGCCACACTGCGCCCGGAGAACCAGAACCCCGCGGTCAACCCCGAGCGCTTCCAGTTCTGGAGACAGGTGTTCTGCAGGGAGCCGCTGTCTGGGAGCCCCTTCTACTGGGAGGTGGAATGGACCGGTCTGAag ATAACTATCGGTGTGGCCTACAAGGAGATGGAGCGCAAGACCTCTGACGACCAGAGCCGGCTGGGCCACAACGCCTCCTCATGGAGCCTGTACTGGTCCGGGACGGACTTCTCCTTCTGGTGCGGTGGCCGGGAGACCCGGCTGGGTTCCCGAAAGGCCCGACGGGTCGGTGTCTACCTGGATCAGAGCTCTGGCGTCCTGGCCTTCTACCGCATTGCCGACAGCCACGCCCACCTCATTCACTTGCACCAGACCCAGTTCAACGGACCGCTTTACCCAGGGTTCAGGTTCGGTTCGGGGTCCGGGGCCTCGGTGCAGCTGTGCCAACTGGAATGA
- the ftr86 gene encoding finTRIM family, member 86 isoform X2 produces the protein MPVTRLFLPTFRRSYSESTDFTMASAWAEEETFVCSVCLETMKDPATLPCGHSYCLRCIQGHWDREKNKNCCSCPQCRQVFNPRPSLSRSTLLVEAMEKLRVSFKQRNPLPPPLPSIHNYLETVRPGTGAPGVAPGRQGGLYPQLPFPLAPTICPRHQRPLDLYCREDGEYVCEECAQCGHVGHCVLAPEAERRAKQKELVQMQAAVQIGLQDTKEDLKEMSLAALQHKASVQALQKESAHLILELRKGLELMGTQVDELLVSHEASLGSRAEGHIHRLEQQAAQLYWRSQEIDKLVDMQDNVGFLKNFHQIEPLVEAERKECALAQQREALDGIHAALSELQNSVQDLSKESLAKIFRLVNDTTPAQLADGEMDTEGEATDDMSEAAQVNTATAPAITPLPHLPQESLMATAENTDLKPKTREDMLKYRCEPTMDPNTAFRHILLSEGGRKATLRPENQNPAVNPERFQFWRQVFCREPLSGSPFYWEVEWTGLKITIGVAYKEMERKTSDDQSRLGHNASSWSLYWSGTDFSFWCGGRETRLGSRKARRVGVYLDQSSGVLAFYRIADSHAHLIHLHQTQFNGPLYPGFRFGSGSGASVQLCQLE, from the exons atgcCTGTGACTAGACTATTCTTACCCACATTCAGGAGGTCTTACTCTGAAAGCACTGACTTCACCATGGCCTCTGCCTGGGCTGAAGAGGAAACCTTTGTCTGCTCAGTCTGCCTGGAGACCATGAAGGACCCTGCCACCCTACCATGTGGCCACTCGTACTGCCTGCGTTGCATTCAAGGTCACTGGGACCGGGAGAAGAACAAAAACTGCTGCAGCTGCCCTCAGTGCAGACAGGTCTTCAACCCGCGCCCCTCGCTGTCCCGCAGCACCTTGCTGGTGGAGGCTATGGAGAAGCTCCGAGTCAGCTTCAAGCAGAGAAACCCCCTTCCTCCACCACTGCCGTCAATCCACAACTACCTGGAGACTGTCCGACCAGGTACAGGAGCTCCAGGGGTGGCCccggggagacagggggggctTTATCCTCAGCTTCCCTTTCCGTTGGCTCCCACAATCTGTCCTCGGCACCAACGGCCTCTGGACCTGTACTGTCGAGAGGACGGGGAGTACGTCTGTGAGGAGTGTGCTCAGTGTGGACATGTGGGTCATTGTGTACTCGCACcggaggcagagaggagagcgaAGCAG aAGGAGCTAGTTCAGATGCAGGCTGCTGTTCAAATTGGATTACAGGATACTAAGGAAGACTTGAAGGAGATGTCACTGGCTGCACTGCAACACAAA GCCTCTGTCCAGGCTCTGCAGAAAGAGAGCGCGCATCTAATTTTGGAGCTGAGAAAGGGCTTGGAGCTGATGGGGACCCAGGTGGATGAGCTCCTGGTTTCCCACGAGGCCTCCCTGGGCAGCCGGGCTGAGGGCCACATCCACAGGCTGGAGCAGCAAGCGGCACAGCTTTACTGGAGAAGTCAGGAGATCGACAAACTGGTGGACATGCAGGACAACGTTGGCTTTTTAAAG AACTTCCATCAAATTGAGCCCTTGGTGGAAGCCGAGAGGAAAGAGTGTGCCCTGGCCCAGCAACGTGAGGCCCTAGATGGAATCCACGCTGCCTTGTCAGAACTTCAGAACTCTGTACAGGACCTTTCCAAGGAAAGCCTGGCTAAGATCTTTAGACTGG TGAATGATACCACTCCTGCACAATTGGCTGATGGGGAAATGGACACGGAAGGCGAAGCCACTGATGACATGAGCGAAGCTGCCCAAGTAAACACGG CAACAGCTCCGGCCATTACACCCCTGCCCCATCTGCCTCAAG AATCTCTTATGGCGACAGCAGAAAACACAGACCTAAAGCCCAAGACCAGAGAAGATATGCTGAAAT ACCGCTGCGAGCCGACCatggaccccaacacggcctTTCGCCACATCCTGCTGTCGGAGGGCGGGCGCAAGGCCACACTGCGCCCGGAGAACCAGAACCCCGCGGTCAACCCCGAGCGCTTCCAGTTCTGGAGACAGGTGTTCTGCAGGGAGCCGCTGTCTGGGAGCCCCTTCTACTGGGAGGTGGAATGGACCGGTCTGAag ATAACTATCGGTGTGGCCTACAAGGAGATGGAGCGCAAGACCTCTGACGACCAGAGCCGGCTGGGCCACAACGCCTCCTCATGGAGCCTGTACTGGTCCGGGACGGACTTCTCCTTCTGGTGCGGTGGCCGGGAGACCCGGCTGGGTTCCCGAAAGGCCCGACGGGTCGGTGTCTACCTGGATCAGAGCTCTGGCGTCCTGGCCTTCTACCGCATTGCCGACAGCCACGCCCACCTCATTCACTTGCACCAGACCCAGTTCAACGGACCGCTTTACCCAGGGTTCAGGTTCGGTTCGGGGTCCGGGGCCTCGGTGCAGCTGTGCCAACTGGAATGA
- the ftr86 gene encoding finTRIM family, member 86 isoform X3, giving the protein MASAWAEEETFVCSVCLETMKDPATLPCGHSYCLRCIQGHWDREKNKNCCSCPQCRQVFNPRPSLSRSTLLVEAMEKLRVSFKQRNPLPPPLPSIHNYLETVRPGTGAPGVAPGRQGGLYPQLPFPLAPTICPRHQRPLDLYCREDGEYVCEECAQCGHVGHCVLAPEAERRAKQKELVQMQAAVQIGLQDTKEDLKEMSLAALQHKASVQALQKESAHLILELRKGLELMGTQVDELLVSHEASLGSRAEGHIHRLEQQAAQLYWRSQEIDKLVDMQDNVGFLKNFHQIEPLVEAERKECALAQQREALDGIHAALSELQNSVQDLSKESLAKIFRLVNDTTPAQLADGEMDTEGEATDDMSEAAQVNTATAPAITPLPHLPQESLMATAENTDLKPKTREDMLKYRCEPTMDPNTAFRHILLSEGGRKATLRPENQNPAVNPERFQFWRQVFCREPLSGSPFYWEVEWTGLKITIGVAYKEMERKTSDDQSRLGHNASSWSLYWSGTDFSFWCGGRETRLGSRKARRVGVYLDQSSGVLAFYRIADSHAHLIHLHQTQFNGPLYPGFRFGSGSGASVQLCQLE; this is encoded by the exons ATGGCCTCTGCCTGGGCTGAAGAGGAAACCTTTGTCTGCTCAGTCTGCCTGGAGACCATGAAGGACCCTGCCACCCTACCATGTGGCCACTCGTACTGCCTGCGTTGCATTCAAGGTCACTGGGACCGGGAGAAGAACAAAAACTGCTGCAGCTGCCCTCAGTGCAGACAGGTCTTCAACCCGCGCCCCTCGCTGTCCCGCAGCACCTTGCTGGTGGAGGCTATGGAGAAGCTCCGAGTCAGCTTCAAGCAGAGAAACCCCCTTCCTCCACCACTGCCGTCAATCCACAACTACCTGGAGACTGTCCGACCAGGTACAGGAGCTCCAGGGGTGGCCccggggagacagggggggctTTATCCTCAGCTTCCCTTTCCGTTGGCTCCCACAATCTGTCCTCGGCACCAACGGCCTCTGGACCTGTACTGTCGAGAGGACGGGGAGTACGTCTGTGAGGAGTGTGCTCAGTGTGGACATGTGGGTCATTGTGTACTCGCACcggaggcagagaggagagcgaAGCAG aAGGAGCTAGTTCAGATGCAGGCTGCTGTTCAAATTGGATTACAGGATACTAAGGAAGACTTGAAGGAGATGTCACTGGCTGCACTGCAACACAAA GCCTCTGTCCAGGCTCTGCAGAAAGAGAGCGCGCATCTAATTTTGGAGCTGAGAAAGGGCTTGGAGCTGATGGGGACCCAGGTGGATGAGCTCCTGGTTTCCCACGAGGCCTCCCTGGGCAGCCGGGCTGAGGGCCACATCCACAGGCTGGAGCAGCAAGCGGCACAGCTTTACTGGAGAAGTCAGGAGATCGACAAACTGGTGGACATGCAGGACAACGTTGGCTTTTTAAAG AACTTCCATCAAATTGAGCCCTTGGTGGAAGCCGAGAGGAAAGAGTGTGCCCTGGCCCAGCAACGTGAGGCCCTAGATGGAATCCACGCTGCCTTGTCAGAACTTCAGAACTCTGTACAGGACCTTTCCAAGGAAAGCCTGGCTAAGATCTTTAGACTGG TGAATGATACCACTCCTGCACAATTGGCTGATGGGGAAATGGACACGGAAGGCGAAGCCACTGATGACATGAGCGAAGCTGCCCAAGTAAACACGG CAACAGCTCCGGCCATTACACCCCTGCCCCATCTGCCTCAAG AATCTCTTATGGCGACAGCAGAAAACACAGACCTAAAGCCCAAGACCAGAGAAGATATGCTGAAAT ACCGCTGCGAGCCGACCatggaccccaacacggcctTTCGCCACATCCTGCTGTCGGAGGGCGGGCGCAAGGCCACACTGCGCCCGGAGAACCAGAACCCCGCGGTCAACCCCGAGCGCTTCCAGTTCTGGAGACAGGTGTTCTGCAGGGAGCCGCTGTCTGGGAGCCCCTTCTACTGGGAGGTGGAATGGACCGGTCTGAag ATAACTATCGGTGTGGCCTACAAGGAGATGGAGCGCAAGACCTCTGACGACCAGAGCCGGCTGGGCCACAACGCCTCCTCATGGAGCCTGTACTGGTCCGGGACGGACTTCTCCTTCTGGTGCGGTGGCCGGGAGACCCGGCTGGGTTCCCGAAAGGCCCGACGGGTCGGTGTCTACCTGGATCAGAGCTCTGGCGTCCTGGCCTTCTACCGCATTGCCGACAGCCACGCCCACCTCATTCACTTGCACCAGACCCAGTTCAACGGACCGCTTTACCCAGGGTTCAGGTTCGGTTCGGGGTCCGGGGCCTCGGTGCAGCTGTGCCAACTGGAATGA